GTAAGACTTACTTGTATGAATTGAAAACCATCTCCGAGATGGTGGAATGACTTCGGTCCGTCATCTCCCGAAATTCGTTATTATGGCGCGCATGCTTGTAGCTAACGTCCATCAGAAAGCAGCGCACAGGAATGTTGGCACGGTTGGCCACCAACAGGTACCGCTTACGGCTTTCCACATCCGGGTTAAGATTATCAACCACGACACGCTTACCCTGCCGAATCGCCACCTCCATATGTGTCACACACTTTTGCCACGAGCCGAGCGTATCGCGATTTACCACCTCGTACCCGTGCGGTGCAAGATGCTGACGGACAAAGTGACTTTTGCCTGAACCCGGGAATCCAACCATCACGATCACCTCCTGACCCGCACTGGTTAGCGATGCACTGACCGGTTGGAGTAGTGTGCCCTGGGTCGACAAACCACAAACCTCCTTCGGATCGAACTCGGGCTTCGTCCAGACGGTGTCGGGTAGGTTTTGAAAGTGTTGCTCCGGCGTCAGGAAGGTAATGCCGACATTTATCGCCAGCAGACGATCGGCACACGAGTGGTCCTTTTTGCGTTTGATCGGCTTTTTTAGTTCGGGTCGGCCAGCTGCATCGCCCACGTAGAAGCTGCGCGCCCGGTCGATGGGCAAACCATCATTTTGATGGTCGCAAAGCATTTGCCACATGCCTGGCCGAGGTTTTCGATATTTGCCGGCACCGGTCGATATGAATACCTGCATCGGGACGGACAGCTTCCGTACCAACGCTTCAATCTTCCGACGAAAGTCTTCGATGCGCACCTTTCCCTTGCCGATGCCGGCTTGATTTGTGAATATGACCAGCTTGAAACCGTTACGATGTAGCGACTTTAGCTTGCCCGGAACTTCGGGAAAAGCGATCTGCCAGTCGTCTACTGATTTCGGGAAAACGTTGCCTGATTTCGTCTTTATCAGTGTTCCGTCCATGTCGTAGGCGGCCACCTTCTCTGATGCCACCACACCGGCACTGGTGAAGACGTGGAGCAGCGAATTGTCGTATGA
This genomic window from Anopheles maculipalpis chromosome 2RL, idAnoMacuDA_375_x, whole genome shotgun sequence contains:
- the LOC126568084 gene encoding uncharacterized protein F21D5.5, with protein sequence MPAKLKECVLKPISSDHPPIRINTEQTIVGRSPETLIQDANCSRKQVCLKANLKDGYVLVKTLGLNPSVLNGKELQRNVGYEAVHGDTIELLPGMYKYVFEFIYEPSISPEAVPMTKTKSQSMNENGTSSTGKRSREEQSPGGKKSKRSKAEAKELSPAVTPESKPPKPSVQDVWQSYDNSLLHVFTSAGVVASEKVAAYDMDGTLIKTKSGNVFPKSVDDWQIAFPEVPGKLKSLHRNGFKLVIFTNQAGIGKGKVRIEDFRRKIEALVRKLSVPMQVFISTGAGKYRKPRPGMWQMLCDHQNDGLPIDRARSFYVGDAAGRPELKKPIKRKKDHSCADRLLAINVGITFLTPEQHFQNLPDTVWTKPEFDPKEVCGLSTQGTLLQPVSASLTSAGQEVIVMVGFPGSGKSHFVRQHLAPHGYEVVNRDTLGSWQKCVTHMEVAIRQGKRVVVDNLNPDVESRKRYLLVANRANIPVRCFLMDVSYKHARHNNEFREMTDRSHSTISEMVFNSYKSKFQPPTVAEGFTEIVKVQFVPNFANKDHEQLYRMFLLEK